From one Ignisphaera cupida genomic stretch:
- a CDS encoding ATP-grasp domain-containing protein translates to MVSILVTEYVVSTCSQEKCYRSLLSEAYGMVLAVTEALARAGANVFVTVSKYVANCFENMNRIVVENSYMDFVEEMSKHVDYVIAIAPPLELVEIVGRIGKKFLGPSYKLVKIFSNKYETTSTLSKCSVKTPYTKLLSREDNVKNALKDFEMPIVIKPAMSAGSECNYIVNNVDEAIKYVEKAFGCDPLGHVVLQEYVEGVHGSISSVFNGEKLVFYSLNLQLVSLDGNRFVYRGNVLPIRNQRYVQWARNILESMSSCLNGLGGYIGVDVVWNDSGMYVVEVNPRITTSAIGIANIYKDFGHVLLKTKSNGIFLGDVVNGYAYVVKASKILRECLFTCSEISEEICKLVVGKASSLKEVFDIIGEETRNIIYRVDEDLF, encoded by the coding sequence ATGGTTTCCATTCTTGTAACTGAATATGTTGTTAGCACCTGTTCACAGGAAAAATGCTACAGATCCTTGCTTAGCGAAGCATATGGAATGGTTTTAGCAGTTACAGAAGCATTGGCTAGAGCAGGTGCAAATGTTTTTGTTACTGTTTCGAAATATGTTGCAAACTGTTTTGAGAATATGAATAGGATTGTTGTTGAGAATAGCTATATGGATTTTGTTGAGGAAATGAGTAAGCATGTTGATTATGTAATTGCTATTGCTCCTCCACTAGAACTTGTTGAAATAGTTGGGAGAATAGGAAAAAAGTTTTTAGGGCCCTCATACAAGCTTGTAAAAATATTTTCAAATAAATATGAAACCACCTCAACACTAAGCAAATGCAGTGTTAAAACTCCTTACACAAAGCTTTTGAGTAGAGAAGACAATGTAAAAAATGCCTTAAAGGATTTTGAAATGCCTATTGTTATAAAACCTGCTATGTCAGCTGGTTCTGAATGTAATTACATTGTTAATAATGTTGATGAGGCAATTAAATATGTTGAGAAGGCTTTTGGCTGTGACCCCCTTGGACATGTGGTTCTGCAGGAATATGTTGAGGGTGTTCATGGAAGCATATCATCTGTTTTCAATGGTGAAAAACTTGTGTTTTATAGTTTGAATCTTCAGCTAGTGTCTTTGGATGGAAACAGATTTGTTTACAGAGGTAATGTTCTTCCAATTAGAAACCAAAGATATGTGCAATGGGCTAGAAACATTCTTGAATCAATGTCTAGTTGTTTAAATGGTCTTGGGGGGTATATAGGTGTTGATGTTGTTTGGAATGATAGTGGAATGTATGTTGTTGAGGTTAATCCAAGAATTACAACATCCGCTATAGGCATTGCAAATATCTATAAAGACTTTGGGCATGTTCTTTTGAAAACCAAAAGCAATGGTATTTTCCTAGGTGATGTTGTGAATGGCTATGCATATGTGGTTAAAGCATCAAAAATACTTAGAGAATGCTTGTTTACATGTTCCGAAATTAGTGAAGAGATTTGCAAATTGGTAGTTGGCAAGGCGAGTAGTTTGAAAGAGGTTTTTGATATAATTGGGGAAGAGACTAGGAACATTATTTATAGAGTTGACGAGGATCTATTTTAA
- a CDS encoding coenzyme F420-0:L-glutamate ligase, with the protein MSRYRIVLRVLKKPFSYWYPGTDFVNDIIKRFEAHIDNGDVLAISEKAISIALGNVYDEKMVKADRFSIAMTRLCNFIWLKAFRNMFQSQQTINLLTNTPLEVAAAHKKLALRFGGVKHFFKPLSEAGIDTSNLPYTYVSLPLKNANRIAEEISTKIYRKLGKSIVVLVVDTDKCYKPKGLGGIAFSTRYSKIRGVFDFGAISYFIGRKFADLFKEYPTPVACSHNIGLPLVLLISRVVERYRGFGLGRNAFEMLENLGKKSFCDVKWADMNTSKHYPAILVKIMLCRESGECIKIDPRQLYK; encoded by the coding sequence TTGTCGAGATATAGGATAGTGCTAAGGGTTTTGAAAAAACCTTTTAGCTATTGGTATCCAGGAACAGACTTTGTGAATGATATAATCAAAAGATTTGAAGCTCATATAGATAATGGTGATGTTCTTGCAATTTCAGAGAAAGCAATATCCATAGCACTTGGAAATGTATATGACGAGAAAATGGTGAAAGCAGACAGATTTTCAATTGCAATGACAAGACTATGCAATTTTATTTGGCTTAAAGCATTTAGAAACATGTTTCAATCCCAACAAACCATAAATCTACTCACAAACACACCGTTGGAGGTTGCTGCAGCACACAAAAAGCTTGCACTTCGCTTTGGAGGTGTAAAGCACTTTTTCAAGCCATTGTCTGAAGCTGGTATAGACACTTCGAATCTTCCATACACCTATGTTTCTCTACCACTAAAAAATGCAAATAGAATTGCTGAAGAAATTTCCACAAAAATCTATAGGAAATTGGGCAAATCCATTGTTGTGCTAGTAGTTGATACAGATAAGTGTTACAAGCCAAAGGGGCTAGGGGGAATAGCATTCTCAACCAGATATTCAAAAATTAGAGGTGTTTTCGACTTTGGTGCAATAAGCTATTTCATTGGCAGAAAATTTGCCGACTTGTTCAAAGAGTATCCAACACCAGTGGCCTGTAGCCACAACATTGGTTTACCTCTTGTTTTGCTTATATCGAGGGTTGTGGAAAGGTATAGAGGCTTTGGTCTTGGGAGAAACGCTTTTGAAATGCTTGAGAACTTGGGTAAGAAAAGCTTTTGTGATGTGAAATGGGCTGATATGAACACTTCAAAGCACTATCCAGCGATTTTAGTAAAAATCATGTTGTGTAGAGAAAGTGGTGAATGCATTAAAATAGATCCTCGTCAACTCTATAAATAA
- a CDS encoding CooT family nickel-binding protein, with protein MCESKVYVKEGSETRLVIEEAVSMIPKSNGYIFVDIAGRKYEIDDVVIESIDFIGHKVILRKIQKD; from the coding sequence ATGTGCGAGTCAAAGGTTTATGTGAAAGAGGGTTCAGAAACCAGATTGGTTATTGAGGAAGCTGTTTCAATGATTCCAAAAAGCAATGGATACATATTTGTTGATATAGCTGGAAGAAAGTATGAAATAGATGATGTTGTTATTGAAAGCATTGATTTCATAGGGCACAAGGTCATACTTAGAAAGATTCAAAAAGACTAG
- a CDS encoding AAA family ATPase yields the protein MKIVVVGKGGVGKTTIAAALARFLGRDGFSVVAVDADPSLNLASAIGIPRDVADKAPILFDEEEFIKSRTLLPNGFLVLNPKVDDIVDRFGVKGPDNVTVLKLGEVRKGGTRCLCPEYAFLRALLSHLVLGRRDVVVIDMVAGLEPMSRGAVRGVDLVLCVVEPSIKALDVALKMEKLSRDIGVKNFRYVVNKVRSSGDVEFVEKNINSEVFHWIPFDEAVFEADYNGVSLLDYKPLSPAVKALSELKNKIVAQFLHRK from the coding sequence ATGAAAATTGTTGTTGTTGGAAAAGGTGGTGTGGGAAAAACAACAATAGCAGCAGCTCTTGCCAGGTTTTTGGGTAGAGATGGTTTTAGTGTAGTAGCTGTTGATGCTGATCCAAGTCTTAATCTGGCTTCAGCTATTGGGATTCCTCGTGATGTTGCTGATAAAGCCCCCATTCTATTCGATGAAGAGGAGTTTATAAAGTCTAGAACACTGCTACCAAATGGCTTTCTAGTTTTGAATCCAAAAGTTGATGACATTGTTGATAGGTTTGGTGTTAAAGGACCTGACAACGTAACTGTTTTGAAGCTTGGCGAAGTGAGAAAAGGAGGTACGAGGTGTCTCTGTCCAGAATATGCATTTCTAAGAGCATTGCTATCTCATCTTGTTCTTGGAAGAAGAGATGTTGTTGTGATTGACATGGTTGCTGGTTTAGAGCCCATGAGTAGAGGTGCTGTTAGGGGTGTGGATCTTGTTCTATGCGTTGTAGAGCCATCGATAAAAGCACTGGATGTTGCACTTAAAATGGAGAAGCTCTCTAGAGATATTGGTGTGAAGAACTTTAGATATGTTGTTAACAAGGTTAGAAGCTCTGGGGATGTTGAGTTTGTTGAGAAGAACATAAATAGTGAGGTGTTTCATTGGATTCCATTTGATGAAGCTGTTTTCGAGGCTGACTATAATGGTGTTTCGCTATTGGATTACAAGCCTCTTTCCCCAGCTGTGAAAGCATTGAGTGAGTTGAAAAACAAGATAGTTGCACAGTTTCTACATAGGAAATAA
- the cdhA gene encoding CO dehydrogenase/acetyl-CoA synthase complex subunit alpha encodes MSIPFRNVRFRIDELKTSLGEAKGVDISIGYVVEEWEEPPGPTPFPSIATLRHWDHTLLKRYKPLYLPYCDLCCLCTYGRCDLSRGKRGACGLNLSEQQSRLVTLVCAIGAATHASHARELLEKLKREYGEDTPIDLGGEVYVEMPITRLVTGVKPRTIKDLEIVLDYVEKQIVQTLASVQIGQEGNWMDYESKVLHLGMLDHIALEVADVVQIVSLGMPKADPNAPLVDLGIGTIDASKPVILVIGHNVLPSTAIIDYLEASGIRDKVEVCGLCCTAHDLTRYEKKKAKIVGPISWQLRFIRTGVPDVIVIDEQCIYTNIVEEARNVGAVVIATSDKAMRGLPDRTYADPDAVVEELVSGKIPGALILDEDKAAQVAVKTALKLAPMRMKYKLSFLNEQNIIDYAKKCSLCRECERNCPQNLPISVAMAAAAKGDLSKLAFLYQRCFACRRCEYDCPRNIPVLTLILSSAKSIVLSERYRCRVGRGPIQDTEIRAVGRDIVLGTIPGVVAFVGCANWPDGAQDVALMAKEFASRRYIVVASGCSAMAIAMHKNEEGKTPYEEFSGIFEAGGIVNVGSCVANSHIAGAVIKIANIFAKLPLRANYAEIADYILNRVGAVGVAWGAMSQKAAAIASGFWRLGVPVIVGPHGLKYRRMLLGDETDEESWIGYDAMSGEKVKLDPAPQHLFYAAESLEEAMVMIPKLCIRPADTPQGRAIKLTNYISLYKQFYGNDKLPPDIHLYIRTEGDIPITYRDEVISYLKEVGWREKSVTPNPTLLRDVVEKYKLRREGVAI; translated from the coding sequence TTGAGTATACCTTTTAGAAACGTTAGATTCAGAATTGATGAGCTTAAAACATCTTTGGGCGAGGCTAAGGGTGTTGATATAAGTATTGGTTATGTTGTTGAGGAGTGGGAAGAGCCTCCAGGGCCAACACCATTCCCATCAATAGCAACATTGCGTCACTGGGACCACACACTTTTGAAGAGGTATAAACCTCTTTATCTTCCATATTGTGACTTGTGCTGTTTGTGTACTTATGGAAGATGTGACTTGTCTAGGGGTAAAAGGGGGGCGTGTGGATTAAACTTATCTGAGCAGCAATCCAGGTTGGTAACACTTGTTTGTGCTATTGGTGCAGCAACTCATGCTAGTCATGCTAGAGAGCTTCTTGAGAAGCTAAAGAGAGAATATGGTGAGGATACCCCGATAGATCTTGGTGGAGAAGTATATGTTGAAATGCCTATAACAAGACTTGTTACAGGTGTTAAGCCAAGAACAATTAAGGATTTGGAAATTGTTTTGGATTATGTTGAGAAGCAAATTGTTCAAACACTTGCAAGTGTTCAAATTGGTCAAGAAGGCAATTGGATGGATTATGAATCTAAGGTTCTTCATCTTGGAATGCTTGATCACATAGCGCTTGAGGTTGCAGATGTTGTTCAAATAGTTTCTTTGGGTATGCCAAAAGCAGATCCAAATGCTCCTCTAGTTGATCTCGGAATAGGGACTATAGATGCTTCTAAACCAGTAATACTTGTTATAGGACATAACGTATTGCCATCAACAGCAATAATTGATTATCTAGAGGCTTCAGGCATTAGAGACAAGGTTGAGGTTTGTGGTCTTTGCTGCACAGCACATGACCTTACAAGATATGAAAAGAAGAAAGCTAAGATTGTTGGGCCTATATCCTGGCAGCTAAGATTTATTAGAACTGGTGTTCCAGATGTTATTGTAATTGATGAGCAATGCATATACACAAACATTGTTGAGGAGGCTAGAAATGTTGGAGCTGTTGTAATAGCAACATCTGATAAGGCTATGAGGGGGTTGCCAGATAGAACATATGCAGATCCAGATGCTGTTGTTGAAGAGCTTGTAAGCGGCAAAATACCAGGGGCTCTCATACTAGATGAGGATAAAGCTGCTCAGGTAGCTGTCAAAACAGCTTTGAAGCTTGCACCAATGCGAATGAAATACAAGCTTAGTTTTCTCAATGAGCAAAACATTATTGACTACGCCAAGAAGTGTAGCTTGTGTAGAGAGTGTGAGAGAAACTGTCCGCAGAATCTACCGATATCAGTTGCCATGGCTGCTGCTGCCAAAGGTGATTTATCTAAGCTTGCATTTCTCTACCAAAGATGTTTTGCATGTAGAAGATGCGAATATGATTGCCCAAGGAACATACCTGTGCTTACACTGATTCTCTCATCAGCTAAGAGCATTGTGCTAAGCGAGAGGTATAGATGTAGAGTTGGGAGAGGACCAATACAAGATACAGAGATAAGAGCAGTTGGAAGAGACATTGTCTTGGGGACTATACCAGGTGTTGTAGCATTTGTTGGCTGTGCTAACTGGCCTGATGGTGCTCAGGACGTGGCTTTAATGGCTAAAGAGTTCGCATCTAGAAGATACATTGTTGTTGCCTCTGGCTGTTCTGCAATGGCTATTGCTATGCACAAAAATGAAGAGGGTAAAACACCATATGAAGAGTTCTCAGGTATTTTCGAAGCGGGTGGAATAGTTAATGTTGGTTCATGCGTTGCAAATTCACATATTGCAGGTGCTGTAATAAAGATTGCAAACATTTTTGCAAAACTTCCTCTAAGAGCAAACTATGCCGAGATTGCTGACTATATATTGAATAGAGTTGGTGCAGTAGGTGTTGCATGGGGTGCTATGAGCCAAAAAGCAGCTGCTATAGCATCTGGTTTCTGGAGACTGGGAGTACCTGTTATAGTTGGTCCCCATGGCTTGAAGTACAGAAGAATGCTTTTAGGTGATGAAACAGATGAGGAGAGCTGGATTGGCTATGATGCAATGAGTGGTGAGAAAGTGAAGCTAGATCCAGCACCTCAGCATCTATTCTACGCAGCTGAAAGTCTTGAGGAAGCAATGGTGATGATACCAAAACTTTGCATTAGACCTGCCGATACTCCACAGGGTAGAGCAATAAAGTTAACAAACTACATATCGCTTTACAAGCAGTTCTATGGCAATGACAAATTGCCTCCAGACATACACTTGTATATAAGAACAGAAGGCGATATACCGATAACATATCGAGATGAGGTTATTAGCTACTTGAAGGAGGTTGGGTGGAGAGAAAAATCTGTAACACCAAATCCAACACTGTTGAGAGATGTTGTGGAGAAGTACAAGCTGAGGAGGGAAGGAGTAGCAATATAG
- a CDS encoding PD-(D/E)XK nuclease family protein produces the protein MASPTLSPEEKERILKTLEVDKEFRYALMGLLGFSEILDRVTKLEERFAKLEERFADLEERFTKLEERVSKLEERMLKLEERFADLEKRFLELENRFARIEEELRETRRVVVIIAHRFGVISEESFRQAMKYVVEDVLGVAKVEKWVYRDDDGFVYGYPSIVEVDVAIKDREHILIEVKSRASKADVSELHKIGLLYERREGVKPKLVIIAGFIDPDTHSLAKRLGVEVIPIITPA, from the coding sequence GTGGCCTCACCTACTCTATCTCCAGAGGAGAAGGAGAGGATTTTAAAAACTCTTGAAGTTGATAAAGAGTTTCGCTATGCCTTAATGGGTTTGCTTGGCTTTAGCGAAATTCTTGATAGAGTTACAAAACTTGAGGAGAGATTCGCTAAACTTGAGGAGAGATTTGCTGATTTAGAGGAGAGGTTTACTAAATTAGAGGAGAGAGTATCGAAGTTGGAGGAGAGAATGTTGAAATTAGAGGAGAGGTTTGCTGATTTAGAGAAAAGGTTTTTAGAACTTGAAAACAGGTTTGCCAGGATCGAGGAGGAACTGAGAGAAACCAGAAGGGTTGTTGTTATCATTGCTCATAGATTTGGTGTTATAAGTGAAGAGTCTTTTAGACAAGCCATGAAGTATGTTGTTGAAGATGTTCTTGGGGTTGCAAAAGTTGAGAAGTGGGTTTATAGAGATGATGATGGTTTTGTCTATGGATATCCATCAATTGTTGAAGTTGATGTGGCCATCAAAGACAGGGAGCATATTTTAATAGAGGTAAAGTCTAGAGCATCAAAAGCAGATGTTTCAGAGCTTCACAAAATAGGCTTGTTATATGAGAGGAGAGAAGGGGTTAAGCCAAAACTAGTAATAATAGCTGGGTTTATAGATCCAGACACACACTCACTTGCAAAAAGATTGGGAGTAGAGGTCATACCAATCATTACACCTGCTTAG
- a CDS encoding cobalamin B12-binding domain-containing protein, whose product MSMSEELVKAIVELDEGKAVELARKRLEVEDPLNILNDLTKAANIIGEKYEKGEFFIADLVMAGEILKAVSDMAREKLKALGKRREVIGRFVIGTVEGDIHDIGKNIVITMAEAAGFEVIDLGVDVPPQKFVDAIKQYNPDIVGMSGLLTLAIDSMKKTVDAIKEAGLRDKVKIIIGGGRVDKYACEYVGADAWTNSAAEGVKIMLKWIEDKKMR is encoded by the coding sequence ATGTCCATGTCGGAAGAGCTTGTTAAGGCTATTGTTGAACTTGATGAGGGAAAAGCTGTTGAGTTGGCTAGGAAGAGGCTTGAGGTTGAGGATCCTCTAAACATTCTGAATGATCTTACAAAAGCTGCTAATATTATTGGTGAAAAGTATGAGAAGGGCGAGTTCTTCATAGCAGATCTTGTCATGGCTGGTGAGATTCTGAAGGCAGTATCTGATATGGCTAGGGAGAAGCTCAAGGCATTGGGAAAGAGAAGAGAGGTTATAGGAAGGTTTGTTATTGGAACTGTTGAGGGAGATATTCATGATATTGGCAAAAACATTGTTATTACAATGGCTGAGGCAGCTGGTTTTGAGGTTATTGATCTTGGTGTTGATGTACCTCCACAAAAATTTGTTGATGCAATAAAGCAGTACAACCCAGACATAGTTGGAATGTCAGGGCTTTTAACACTAGCAATAGATTCGATGAAGAAAACAGTTGATGCTATTAAAGAAGCTGGGCTAAGAGATAAAGTGAAGATAATTATTGGTGGTGGTAGAGTAGACAAATATGCGTGTGAGTATGTTGGGGCAGATGCGTGGACAAATAGCGCAGCTGAGGGAGTAAAAATAATGCTTAAGTGGATAGAGGATAAAAAGATGAGGTGA
- a CDS encoding ABC transporter ATP-binding protein, with protein sequence MSSILRIENLYVSYKIPLGHLRYGYRKIWAVKGVDMDVPHGIALGIVGGSGSGKSTILKAILGFVKPERGRILFRGFDIAKLKGRERRVISREISYVPQEPSQSINPKMRVYDVVAEPLKPLKLSVDEVEHRVYSVLEVLDLDPSIRNMFAKELSGGMLQRIAIARAIITRPSLVLLDEPTSNLDISIQAQILNMLIDLKQKLNLTYIFVSHDIDVVSYVANRIAVMASGRILEEGNVDKVLTEPLHPYTSMLLEPSKAPEEMKLLDDELCPIRSWCPWRQEICSKLYPPKTMIGDRYVYCWRYSKH encoded by the coding sequence ATGAGTAGCATTCTAAGAATAGAGAATCTGTATGTTAGCTACAAAATTCCCTTGGGCCATTTGAGATATGGCTATAGAAAGATATGGGCTGTTAAGGGAGTTGATATGGATGTTCCACATGGTATTGCGCTTGGCATTGTTGGTGGTAGTGGTAGTGGAAAGTCAACAATACTAAAAGCTATTCTAGGTTTTGTGAAACCCGAGAGAGGCAGGATATTGTTTAGGGGTTTTGATATTGCAAAGCTAAAAGGTAGAGAGAGACGTGTTATTTCAAGAGAGATAAGCTATGTTCCTCAAGAGCCGAGCCAGTCAATAAATCCGAAGATGAGAGTATATGATGTGGTTGCAGAGCCTCTGAAACCACTTAAGCTTTCCGTGGATGAGGTTGAGCACAGAGTTTACAGTGTTCTTGAAGTACTTGATCTTGATCCAAGTATTAGAAACATGTTTGCTAAGGAGCTTAGTGGTGGAATGCTTCAGAGAATAGCAATTGCAAGAGCAATTATAACAAGACCATCTCTTGTTCTACTCGATGAGCCAACAAGCAATTTAGACATATCGATTCAAGCACAAATACTCAACATGTTGATAGATCTTAAGCAAAAGCTGAATCTAACCTATATATTTGTTTCACATGACATAGATGTTGTAAGCTATGTAGCAAATAGAATAGCTGTCATGGCCTCTGGAAGAATACTTGAAGAAGGAAATGTTGACAAGGTTCTCACAGAACCTCTACACCCATACACATCAATGCTTCTAGAACCTAGCAAAGCACCAGAGGAAATGAAGCTTCTAGATGATGAACTATGCCCAATTCGCAGTTGGTGCCCATGGAGACAAGAGATATGCTCAAAGCTATATCCACCAAAAACAATGATAGGTGATAGGTATGTGTATTGCTGGAGATACTCAAAACATTAG
- a CDS encoding uroporphyrinogen decarboxylase family protein, translating into MAMEPIDEWIKRHEKEPEEVAKEKLNRFLKAVELKVPDRVPIAGAAGDFLCSYTGITWYELSYSLTDKVENAVLKFVHDFPSDWPILLVPMMLEGFALALAFAEFPDFSNIIRFLTGPLHDVLKDKWSKWPGRELRDNMHPQFLGGEFMKPEEYKQLIDNPVEFMNQVILPRVCEGLGKPGSSKWNGAWIRAGIAMQKVIAFQINLFTAIAKAGYPIIPLGTNAYAPADVIGDFLRHPTGAMLDIRRYPDNFKAACEALVDPILKVATAVPPTPPVPLFFIPLHLNEMLPPKLYNEFYWPYLKRIIETLVSKGYKGFVIFEGDHSPHVDTLLELPKGWGIGWFERPKDFIKIWEKLKGHTIVMGGVPTTLLASGTPQQIDEYVKNLLNKIKPEGGFIISPSIGELPAGTPPENVRAYINAALKYGTY; encoded by the coding sequence ATGGCTATGGAGCCAATAGATGAGTGGATTAAAAGGCATGAGAAAGAGCCTGAGGAAGTAGCTAAAGAGAAGCTTAACAGGTTTCTAAAAGCTGTAGAGCTTAAGGTTCCTGACAGAGTTCCTATTGCTGGTGCAGCAGGAGATTTTCTCTGCTCCTACACAGGCATTACCTGGTATGAGTTATCCTATAGCCTAACGGACAAGGTCGAAAATGCTGTACTTAAATTTGTACATGATTTTCCAAGTGATTGGCCAATACTGCTTGTGCCAATGATGCTAGAAGGTTTTGCACTTGCTCTAGCATTTGCTGAGTTCCCAGACTTTTCAAACATCATCAGATTTCTAACAGGGCCTTTGCATGATGTTTTGAAGGACAAATGGAGTAAGTGGCCTGGTAGAGAACTAAGAGATAATATGCATCCACAATTTCTTGGAGGAGAGTTTATGAAGCCTGAGGAATATAAGCAGCTAATAGACAATCCAGTTGAGTTTATGAACCAAGTTATTTTGCCAAGAGTATGTGAAGGTCTTGGAAAACCAGGTTCATCAAAATGGAATGGTGCTTGGATTAGAGCTGGTATTGCTATGCAAAAGGTGATTGCATTTCAAATAAATCTTTTCACAGCTATTGCTAAAGCTGGTTATCCAATAATTCCATTGGGAACAAATGCATATGCACCTGCCGATGTTATAGGAGACTTTCTGAGACATCCAACAGGAGCTATGCTAGATATAAGAAGGTATCCAGACAATTTCAAAGCTGCTTGCGAGGCTCTTGTTGATCCAATACTCAAAGTTGCAACAGCTGTACCTCCAACACCACCAGTACCACTATTCTTCATACCTTTGCATCTTAATGAGATGCTTCCTCCAAAGCTTTATAACGAGTTTTACTGGCCATATTTAAAGAGAATAATTGAAACACTTGTTAGCAAAGGATACAAAGGCTTTGTAATTTTCGAAGGTGATCATTCACCACATGTTGATACATTACTTGAGCTTCCAAAGGGTTGGGGAATAGGCTGGTTTGAAAGACCAAAAGATTTTATAAAGATTTGGGAAAAGCTTAAGGGGCATACAATAGTAATGGGTGGAGTTCCAACAACACTACTAGCTAGTGGAACACCACAACAAATAGATGAATATGTAAAAAACTTACTAAACAAAATAAAACCCGAAGGAGGATTTATAATATCACCATCGATAGGCGAACTACCTGCTGGAACACCTCCAGAAAATGTACGTGCATATATCAACGCAGCTCTTAAATATGGTACATATTAA
- a CDS encoding HisA/HisF-related TIM barrel protein — protein sequence MSLTIIPVLDVMNGVVVHAVAGKRNEYKPLSKSVVANSPNPVDVLNGFSRLGCRNVYIADLDAIMGRGGNRHVIETALSLGFKVFADVGREGISIRDNERIAYVIGTEYLVYPSELGLLRNRVVSLDTKNRMTQFKNVEIGVVQAAKEVCGSGVKMVVVLFLDRVGTSMGIDVEILKSVVDVCKGVDIGVGGGLRELNEISILKSLGVKYAFVATAIHRGLVDKCEF from the coding sequence ATGAGTTTGACAATAATTCCTGTGCTAGATGTTATGAATGGTGTTGTTGTTCATGCTGTAGCTGGTAAGAGAAACGAGTATAAGCCTCTTTCTAAAAGTGTTGTGGCAAATTCTCCGAATCCAGTAGATGTTTTGAATGGTTTTTCGAGACTTGGATGTAGAAATGTTTACATAGCTGATCTAGATGCTATAATGGGTAGAGGTGGAAATAGACATGTTATAGAAACTGCCTTGTCTCTTGGATTCAAGGTTTTTGCTGATGTTGGTAGAGAAGGCATTTCTATAAGGGATAACGAGAGAATTGCCTATGTTATTGGTACGGAGTATCTTGTTTACCCCAGTGAACTTGGTTTGTTGAGAAATAGAGTTGTTAGCTTGGATACAAAGAATCGTATGACGCAATTCAAAAATGTTGAGATTGGGGTTGTGCAAGCTGCTAAAGAGGTTTGTGGAAGTGGTGTTAAGATGGTTGTTGTTTTGTTTCTTGATAGAGTTGGAACATCTATGGGAATAGATGTTGAGATTTTGAAAAGTGTTGTTGATGTTTGCAAGGGTGTTGACATTGGTGTTGGTGGTGGTTTGAGGGAGTTGAATGAGATAAGCATTTTGAAAAGTCTTGGAGTTAAATATGCATTTGTTGCAACAGCTATTCACAGAGGCTTAGTAGACAAGTGCGAGTTTTGA
- a CDS encoding RimK family alpha-L-glutamate ligase: MEIGIITRNPRSWSSSHLIEAFQSFGCSVHTFRFSDVVAHIDVDKPKFYVNNINIVDRLSAVVVRPFGRVSLDQAIFRIDILYALQELGLPVFNKPSAIEKCVDKFRSLYTLKMHGVPVPRTIATERSSLAMRSVEMLKSKDVVFKPMFGSRGHGSTRIRIRDRDVLWDVVRSVTFVRHVAYLQEFLPHGGEDIRVFVLGERVLAAMYRRAPPTEWKTNIARGGKAVKIEKLDSDVENIAIKAAKILECEIAGVDIVRLPDSLYVLEVNSQPGWRGLQEAHPEIDIAKEIAKYVIEKARR, encoded by the coding sequence ATGGAGATAGGAATCATAACTAGAAATCCGAGGAGTTGGAGCTCATCACATTTGATAGAAGCTTTTCAAAGTTTTGGATGCTCCGTTCACACATTCAGATTTAGCGATGTTGTTGCGCATATAGATGTTGATAAGCCAAAGTTTTATGTAAACAACATAAATATTGTTGATAGGCTTTCAGCAGTTGTTGTTAGACCATTTGGACGTGTTAGTTTGGATCAAGCAATTTTCAGAATAGATATTCTCTATGCTCTTCAAGAACTTGGGCTACCTGTATTCAACAAGCCATCAGCTATAGAGAAATGCGTTGACAAGTTTAGATCTCTTTACACTTTGAAAATGCATGGAGTTCCAGTACCAAGAACAATAGCAACGGAGAGAAGTTCACTAGCTATGAGAAGCGTTGAAATGCTTAAAAGCAAAGACGTTGTCTTTAAACCAATGTTTGGCTCTAGAGGCCATGGAAGTACAAGAATAAGAATTAGGGATAGGGATGTTCTCTGGGATGTTGTAAGATCAGTAACATTTGTTAGACATGTTGCATATCTCCAGGAGTTTTTGCCTCATGGAGGAGAGGATATAAGGGTTTTTGTGCTGGGGGAAAGGGTGTTGGCTGCAATGTATAGACGTGCACCACCTACTGAATGGAAAACAAATATTGCTAGAGGTGGAAAAGCTGTGAAGATAGAAAAACTAGATTCTGATGTAGAGAACATTGCTATAAAAGCTGCGAAAATACTTGAATGTGAAATAGCTGGTGTTGACATAGTTCGTTTACCTGATTCTCTCTATGTTTTGGAGGTTAATAGCCAGCCTGGGTGGAGAGGTCTTCAGGAAGCACATCCAGAAATCGATATAGCTAAGGAAATTGCTAAGTACGTTATTGAAAAAGCTAGAAGGTAG